A genomic stretch from Aedes albopictus strain Foshan chromosome 2, AalbF5, whole genome shotgun sequence includes:
- the LOC115270130 gene encoding uncharacterized protein LOC115270130 translates to MTISLNPFKYWPEDVHRASRLLLNQIDAMENGEENCNAENGSDIQGMMSAISQHGSDIAEIKNFLATFSTGAVANAGAVATSPQAEAEAVAQARALAHAQAQAQAQAQALAQAQAQAQAQAQAQAEMIARQDAIIKQMADDRWRPKLGQRGDSVKYLHKQTSFFSKQLNNATKMGLNIINKINGAQLKEEERKILKNKIERAVEEMRDEVTHIISLLLIACNSYRQNVKRIT, encoded by the exons ATGACGATCTCTTTAAACCCTTTCAAATACTGGCCCGAAGACGTACACCGAGCATCTCGATTACTATTAAACCAAATAGATG CCATGGAGAACGGTGAGGAAAACTGCAATGCGGAAAATGGCAGCGACATTCAAGGCATGATGTCGGCTATAAGTCAACATGGGTCAGATATTGCTGAAATTAAG AATTTCCTGGCTACGTTTTCGACCGGCGCAGTGGCGAATGCCGGCGCAGTGGCGACCTCTCCGCAAGCGGAGGCGGAGGCCGTAGCGCAGGCCCGGGCGTTGGCCCACGCACAGGCACAGGCGCAGGCACAGGCGCAGGCACTGGCGCAGGCACAGGCGCAGGCACAGGCACAGGCACAGGCACAGGCGGAAATGATAGCACGGCAAGATGCAATTATAAAACAAATGGCCGATGACCGATGGCGGCCTAAGCTTGGGCAGAGAGGAGATTCGGTCAAATACTTG CACAAGCAAACAAGCTTTTTTTCTAAGCAGCTTAATAATGCCACAAAAATGGGATTAAATATCATCAACAAAATCAACGGCGCCCAATTGAAAGAAGAAG agaggaagattttaaaaaataaaatcgaAAGAGCCGTAGAAGAAATGCGAGACGAA gtgacCCACATTATTAGTTTATTGCTTATTGCTTGCAACAGTTACCGACAAAACGTCAAAAGGATAACATAA